The Ignavibacteriales bacterium genome contains the following window.
GGAATCTCTTGACATTATGTTCAATCAAAAACTGTTCGGAGTTGCCGGAAACCAAGTGGTGGTGGAAGAATATTTGGAAGGAGAAGAAGCATCAGTCTTTGCAATCTGCGACGGTAAGAATTTTGTTTTACTACCTACTGCACAAGATCATAAACGGATTTTCGACGGTGATAAAGGAAAAAATACAGGTGGTATGGGAGCTTACTCGCCGGCACCGATCATGACTGATGAATTAATATCTGAAGTAAGGAATAAAATCATTGCGCCGACATTAAGAGGGATGGCACTTGAAGGAAGAGAGTACAAAGGTTGTCTTTATATCGGACTAATGATTACTCAAACAGGACCAAAAGTTATTGAATTTAATTGCCGTTTTGGTGATCCTGAAACTCAGGTCGTTCTCCCATTATTGGGAAATGATTTAGTCGATTTAATTATCGATTCGATTGAAGGAAAGCTCGGACAATCAAAAGTTAGGTTTCTAGATAAAAGCGCGGTTACAGTAGTTATCGCCTCGGGTGGATACCCGGATGATTATCAAACCGATAAAACAATTTTCGGGTTGGATCAGGTATCAACGATGAAAAATGTAATTGTTTTTCACGCCGGAACGAAGTATACTAAGGATAAGATCGTTACCTCGGGCGGGCGGGTGCTCGGTGTTACGGCACTGGGAAATACGCTTGAAGAAACAATAGACAGGGCATATAGTGCTGTTGGAAAAATAACGTTCGATTCTGCATATTACAGAAGCGATATAGGGAAAAAAGGTTTAGATCGTTTAAAAAATATTTCTTTTTAATGTTTTGATCTAAGAGATTGTATGATTACGGGGATCATTTAATTTATATCATTTGAAGGAGAAAATTTGAAAATATTAATTACAGGTGGCGCCGGTTTTATTGGTTCTCATGTTGCAGATGCATGCATTGAAGCAGGCAATACCGTTGTAATAGTTGACGATTTATCAACCGGTGAAATTGAAAACGTAAACGAAAATGCCGTATTTGTACCGATGGATATTCGTGATGAAACAATCGACAAACTTTTTGATTTCCATAAGTTTGATATAGTGATTCACCATGCCGCCCAAATGGACGTCCGCAAATCGGTAAAAGATCCTTCTTTTGACGCGTCAGTCAATATTCTTGGCACTATCAATCTGCTCGAGAATTGCAAAAAGTTTGGTGTGAAGAAATTCATTTTCGCTTCAACCGGCGGTGCAATCTACGGTGAGCAGGATTATTTTCCTGCCGATGAAAAACATCCGGTCAGACCGCTTTCACCATACGGTATCGCAAAGTTAGCAGTGGAAAAATATCTGTTTTATTACAACGCAGTTTTCGGATTGCAATATGTTTGTCTGCGATATGCGAACGTGTATGGACCTCGGCAAAATCCTCACGGCGAAGCAGGTGTGGTTGCTATTTTTACCGATAAGATGCTCAAAGGCAAACAACCTATTATTAACGGTGATGGAAAGCAAACTAGAGATTATACATTCGTAAACGATGTGGTGCGTGCAAATATGCTTGCGCTTAATTATGACAAATCGGATATTTTTAATGTCGGAACCGGTGTCGAGACCGATGTGAATGTTCTCGCACGATATATAAAAGAATTTACCGGCACTAAGATCGAAGAAATACACGGCGAAGCGAAGAAGGGAGAACAACTTCGCAGCGTTCTCGATAATATGAAAATTAGCACAGTTCTTGGTTGGAAGCCAAGTGTTTCAGTAGCAGAAGGATTGAAAACAACAGTTGCATACTTTCGCGATAAGTTTTCCGGAAATTGATGAATCATTCGTACATAGAAAAAATCTTGAAAGGCGATAGGGTGGCAATCGCCCGCTCCATCTCAATGGTAGAGAATGAGCATCCCGAATCTCTCGATCTTCTAAAATCAATTTATCCAAAAACCGGTAATGCCTACAGAATTGGAATTACCGGTCCGCCCGGTGCCGGCAAAAGCACAATTACAAATAAGCTGGCAAAATATTTCCGCAGTGAGAAAAAGCGGGTTGGAATTATTGCTGTTGACCCAACCAGTCCGTTTACCGGCGGAGCGTTATTGGGGGATCGTGTTAGAATGACCGATGTTGATCTGGATGAAGGAGTTTTTATACGAAGCATGGCTTCGCGCGGAAGTTTAGGAGGACTGAGTAAAAAAGCGAAAGAAGCTGCTGATGTCCTGGATGCGTCGGGATGTGATATAATACTTTTAGAAACAGTAGGTGTTGGTCAATCGGAACTCGATATTGCGAGGGCTGCCGATACTACGATTGTTGTGCTGGTTCCTGAATCAGGCGATTCGATACAAGCGATGAAAGCAGGATTAATGGAAATTGCCGATTTTTTTGTTTTAAACAAATCGGACCGCGCCGGAGCCGAACAGGCGGTTATGTCGATTAAAATGGTTCTGAACTTTAAACCGAAGCATGATGGATGGATGCCCGATGTTATTCAAACCACTGCGAGCGAAGGAAAAGGAATCGTTGAGGTTGCAAAAAAAATCGCAGAGCATTCAACATATCTCGTAAATTCAAAACTTCTCGGACAAAAAAGGGCAAATCGCATCATCGAACAGATCCGCGAATCAATTGGTGAACGATTACATATTGAATTTTGGAACGAAGAAAGAAATCAGATTCTTAATCAAAAAATTGAAGATGTAATCGCGTTCAAGGAAACACCGTTCGATCTGGTTGAATATCTTTTAAAGAATTACAAGAAATAAGCGTTGCTATTCTGATAAAATCCTAATAAATTATACCCACAACATGCAGGAACAATCAATGAGCGAGCAAAACATGAATTCGGGTGAAACAATTTCGTATTCCTTCACTGAAAATATGAAAATGGTGCAAAATGTAGCGCGCGATTTTGCCGAAAAAGAAATCAAACCTGTTATCATGAAATATGATGAGTCGCAGGAATTTCATCACGACATTGTAAAAAAAATGGGCGAGCTTGGTTTTATGGGTGTGATTTTCCCCGATCAATACGGCGGATCCGGTTTTGGATACATGGAGTATATTACGATAATCGAAGAAATATCCCGTGTCGATCCTTCCGTCGGTTTAACAATTGCGGCTCATAACAGCTTATGCACGAATCATATTTACATGTTTGGAAGTGATGGGCAAAAAAAGAAATACCTTCCCGATCTTGTCACGGGGAAAAAGATCGGCGCGTGGGCACTTACCGAGCCGACCAGCGGCAGCGATGCAGGCGGCATGCTTTCGACTGCAACTCAAGATGGCAGCCACTACATTTTAAACGGTAGTAAAAATTTTATTACCCACGGAAGTGTCGGCTCAACTACTGTTGTAACAGCTCTGACCGATAAATCTAAAGGGAAGAAAGGAATTTCCGCCTTCATTGTTGAAAATAATTCACCCGGATTTATCGTATCCAAGAAAGAAAATAAATTAGGAATGAGAAGCTCGGATACTGCTGCACTGACTTTTGATGATTGCCGTGTTCCTTCCGAAAATCTTATCGGTGAAGAAGGTAAAGGATTTCATCAAGCACTATCGGTTTTGGATGGTGGTCGAATAAGTATTGCGGCTTTGGCTCTTGGTATTGCTCAGGGCGCTCTCGATGCGAGTTTGAAATATTCTAAAGAACGAAAACAGTTCGGCAAATCCATAGGAGATTTTCAAGCGATTCAATGGAAGTTAGCCGATATCGCAACGCAATTAGAAGCCGCCCGCTTACTGACTTACCGTGCGGGATTTTTAAAGGATCAGGGTAAAGAAGTTATTATTGAATCGTCGATGGCGAAATATTATGCGAGTGAAGTAGCGGTGATGGCAACCAACGAAGCAGTTCAAATACACGGCGGATATGGATTCATAAAAGATTTTCCCGTTGAAAAATTCTATCGCGATGTAAAGCTTGTAACGATCGGTGAAGGAACCTCCGAAATTCAAAAGCTCGTGATTGCGCGTGAACTGCTCGGGAGGGGATAAAGCAAATGGCTAAATTCGGCGCTGACTTAAAAAAAGATATTGTATTCAACAGGTACGAAGATAATTTGAAAAATATGCTTCGTATTCTGAAGGCGAAGGGTGATGTCATAAAAAAAGGTGGGGGTCATGAAGCGATAGAAAAACTTCACAAACGTGGAAAACTTCATGCCCGCGAGCGAATTGCGAAACTGATCGATCAGGGGAGTCATTTTCTCGAAATCGGATTGTTCACAGCTTACGGAATGTATGAAGAGTACGGCGGTGCACCATCATCAGGAACAATTTTTGGGATCGGTAGAATTCATAATCGCGATGTGGTGATAGTTGCAAACGATGCAACCGTTAAAGCAGGCGCATGGTTTCCTATAACGTGTAAAAAAAATCTTCGCGCTCAGGAAATTTCAATCGAAAATAGATTGCCGATAGTTTATCTCGTAGATTCTGCCGGAGTTTTTTTGCCGCTTCAGAGTGAAATCTTTCCTGACAAAGAACACTTCGGAAGGATATTCAGAAATAACGCAGTTATGTCATCAATGGGGATTCCCCAGATTGCCGCAATTATGGGACCTTGTGTTGCAGGCGGTGCATATCTTCCGATTATGAGCGATGAAGCTTTGATCGTGGATAAAACCGGATCTGTTTTTCTCGCAGGACCTTATTTAGTGAAAGCCGCGATCGGTGAAGATGCCGACCTTGAAGAATTAGGCGGTGCTTCCATGCACTGCGAAATCAGCGGTGTTACAGATTATAAAATGCCCAACGACGATGTATGCCTCGAAACTATCCGGAGTCTGATCTCGAAATTCGGCGCAACTGCAAAAGCCGAGTTTGATCGTATCGAATCGAAACAGCCGGCTTTTGAACCGAGTGAAATTTATGGAATCATCCCGGACGATCGAACAAAACCGTACGATACCAGACAACTTTTAGCCCGAATTGTTGACTCAGGTGAATTCGACGAA
Protein-coding sequences here:
- the purD gene encoding phosphoribosylamine--glycine ligase — encoded protein: MKILVIGSGGREHALIWKIRQSPGIEKIFCAPGNAGISSMAENVPIKADDLDALLKFSIENKIDLTVVGSEQPLTSGIVDLFEKNGLKIFGPTASAAELEGSKVFAKHFMKKYRIPTAEFRSFTISEQYDAQRYINEIPTPVVVKADGLAAGKGVAVCDTKEDALESLDIMFNQKLFGVAGNQVVVEEYLEGEEASVFAICDGKNFVLLPTAQDHKRIFDGDKGKNTGGMGAYSPAPIMTDELISEVRNKIIAPTLRGMALEGREYKGCLYIGLMITQTGPKVIEFNCRFGDPETQVVLPLLGNDLVDLIIDSIEGKLGQSKVRFLDKSAVTVVIASGGYPDDYQTDKTIFGLDQVSTMKNVIVFHAGTKYTKDKIVTSGGRVLGVTALGNTLEETIDRAYSAVGKITFDSAYYRSDIGKKGLDRLKNISF
- a CDS encoding NAD-dependent epimerase/dehydratase family protein; this translates as MKILITGGAGFIGSHVADACIEAGNTVVIVDDLSTGEIENVNENAVFVPMDIRDETIDKLFDFHKFDIVIHHAAQMDVRKSVKDPSFDASVNILGTINLLENCKKFGVKKFIFASTGGAIYGEQDYFPADEKHPVRPLSPYGIAKLAVEKYLFYYNAVFGLQYVCLRYANVYGPRQNPHGEAGVVAIFTDKMLKGKQPIINGDGKQTRDYTFVNDVVRANMLALNYDKSDIFNVGTGVETDVNVLARYIKEFTGTKIEEIHGEAKKGEQLRSVLDNMKISTVLGWKPSVSVAEGLKTTVAYFRDKFSGN
- the meaB gene encoding methylmalonyl Co-A mutase-associated GTPase MeaB yields the protein MNHSYIEKILKGDRVAIARSISMVENEHPESLDLLKSIYPKTGNAYRIGITGPPGAGKSTITNKLAKYFRSEKKRVGIIAVDPTSPFTGGALLGDRVRMTDVDLDEGVFIRSMASRGSLGGLSKKAKEAADVLDASGCDIILLETVGVGQSELDIARAADTTIVVLVPESGDSIQAMKAGLMEIADFFVLNKSDRAGAEQAVMSIKMVLNFKPKHDGWMPDVIQTTASEGKGIVEVAKKIAEHSTYLVNSKLLGQKRANRIIEQIRESIGERLHIEFWNEERNQILNQKIEDVIAFKETPFDLVEYLLKNYKK
- a CDS encoding acyl-CoA dehydrogenase; its protein translation is MSYSFTENMKMVQNVARDFAEKEIKPVIMKYDESQEFHHDIVKKMGELGFMGVIFPDQYGGSGFGYMEYITIIEEISRVDPSVGLTIAAHNSLCTNHIYMFGSDGQKKKYLPDLVTGKKIGAWALTEPTSGSDAGGMLSTATQDGSHYILNGSKNFITHGSVGSTTVVTALTDKSKGKKGISAFIVENNSPGFIVSKKENKLGMRSSDTAALTFDDCRVPSENLIGEEGKGFHQALSVLDGGRISIAALALGIAQGALDASLKYSKERKQFGKSIGDFQAIQWKLADIATQLEAARLLTYRAGFLKDQGKEVIIESSMAKYYASEVAVMATNEAVQIHGGYGFIKDFPVEKFYRDVKLVTIGEGTSEIQKLVIARELLGRG
- a CDS encoding acyl-CoA carboxylase subunit beta — its product is MAKFGADLKKDIVFNRYEDNLKNMLRILKAKGDVIKKGGGHEAIEKLHKRGKLHARERIAKLIDQGSHFLEIGLFTAYGMYEEYGGAPSSGTIFGIGRIHNRDVVIVANDATVKAGAWFPITCKKNLRAQEISIENRLPIVYLVDSAGVFLPLQSEIFPDKEHFGRIFRNNAVMSSMGIPQIAAIMGPCVAGGAYLPIMSDEALIVDKTGSVFLAGPYLVKAAIGEDADLEELGGASMHCEISGVTDYKMPNDDVCLETIRSLISKFGATAKAEFDRIESKQPAFEPSEIYGIIPDDRTKPYDTRQLLARIVDSGEFDEYKSDYGKTLVTAYARIDGWAVGIVANQRAVVKTKKGEMQVGGVIYSDSADKATRFILNCNQKQIPLVFLQDVTGFMVGTRAEQGGIIKDGAKMVNAVANSTVPKITFIIGNSYGAGNYAMCGKSYDPRFIFALPTAQIAVMGGKQASETLLSIKVQQMTAKGKEISKEDKDRMLKEISDRYNSELDPLYAAARLWVDDIVDPLEMRNIISRSIGIASNNPHIPKFNPGVIQV